The following proteins come from a genomic window of Bactrocera tryoni isolate S06 chromosome 1, CSIRO_BtryS06_freeze2, whole genome shotgun sequence:
- the LOC120770364 gene encoding uncharacterized protein LOC120770364 yields MFLQLKRNSYTLRALLFISFTLLSLLNPTKVAGGSIPSTHKNPAQQQQIAAQQQAHMQQQHPLQQQQQQAAEIHHSMNQQNTNPQLRPHEQPEQMLSTLSQLSTITTSGSNNPVNHEYIMKDVGVDEELNDPYQYLSDLKAEPRLTTGNNLPWNPYVTTNPPFTHMPGMLTNFPYNPYGAIGGGGGALPPLVTPRLMPFFSYPQPVFIPFPMYFAPTDLFYSGYAGPSGNEIEEPMPRAAGDHRAQSTHFDTTPSSGPSAATARNSQIYFMRFAPMPYMLMPGLGFTSTHTNLPPFQPYTVPAISPVLNIPLNFVANGKPTNIYQMGGTPNDFQNSANFNNVNPFGMRPPSPLSSAFAFVGAHRPTAANIASSYSSHGAFGPSTAPQSALQSLQQDSKMTLLKRPFLFNGRPDEIYTLPNNFNPLYSNSAYY; encoded by the coding sequence ATGTTCCTGCAACTTAAAAGAAACAGTTATACGCTGAGAGCACTGCTCTTCATATCCTTCACCTTGCTTTCACTGCTCAATCCAACGAAGGTTGCTGGCGGTAGTATACCGTCAACGCATAAAAATccagcacaacaacagcaaatagccgcacaacaacaagcacatatgcaacaacaacatccactgcaacagcaacaacaacaagcagcagAAATTCATCACAGCATGAATCAACAGAACACCAACCCACAGCTGCGTCCACACGAACAACCGGAACAAATGTTGTCAACACTATCACAACtatcaacaataacaacaagtggCAGCAACAATCCAGTCAATCATGAGTACATCATGAAAGACGTTGGCGTAGATGAGGAGCTGAATGATCCATATCAATATTTGAGTGACTTAAAGGCCGAACCACGTTTAACCACTGGCAACAACTTGCCATGGAATCCATATGTGACAACCAATCCGCCATTTACCCATATGCCAGGAATGTTGACTAATTTTCCTTACAACCCTTATGGTGCAAtcggtggtggtggcggcgcACTACCACCATTGGTGACACCTCGACTGATGCCGTTCTTCAGCTATCCGCAGCCAGTTTTCATACCGTTTCCGATGTATTTCGCACCCACAGACCTGTTCTATTCAGGTTATGCCGGCCCTAGTGGTAATGAAATCGAAGAACCAATGCCCCGTGCAGCTGGCGATCACAGAGCGCAATCTACACATTTCGACACCACACCGTCAAGTGGTCCCAGTGCAGCTACCGCGCGTAATTCACAAATCTACTTTATGCGTTTCGCTCCAATGCCTTACATGCTCATGCCGGGCCTAGGCTTTACATCGACTCATACTAACCTGCCCCCTTTCCAACCATATACAGTACCTGCTATTAGCCCGGTTTTGAATATACCACTGAATTTTGTGGCGAATGGTAAGcctacaaatatttatcaaatggGTGGCACCCCAAATGATTTTCAAAACTCCGCTAACTTTAATAATGTTAATCCGTTCGGTATGCGCCCTCCGTCACCGTTATCTTCAGCGTTTGCTTTTGTCGGCGCTCATAGACCGACGGCTGCGAATATTGCGAGCAGTTATTCGTCACATGGCGCGTTTGGCCCATCGACAGCACCTCAGTCTGCTTTGCAGTCGCTTCAGCAGGACTCGAAAATGACGTTACTAAAGCGACCCTTCCTTTTCAACGGACGTCCGGATGAGATCTACACATTGCCGAACAATTTTAATCCACTTTACTCAAATTCGGCATATTACTAG